A single Nicotiana tabacum cultivar K326 unplaced genomic scaffold, ASM71507v2 Un00073, whole genome shotgun sequence DNA region contains:
- the LOC107768942 gene encoding 14-3-3 protein 9-like isoform X2 → MASSKERENCVYIAKLAEQAERYDEMVDAMKKVANMDVELTVEERNLLSVGYKNVVGSRRASWRILSSIEQKEESRGNELSAKRIKEYRHKVEKELTDICSDIMTVIDEHLIPSCPAGESSVFYYKMKGDYYRYLAEFKTGTDKKEVSDLSLKAYQSATTTAEAELPPTHPIRLGLALNFSVFYYEILNSPERACHLAKQAFDEAISELDSLNEDSYKDSTLIMQLLRDNLTLWTSDIPEDSDAQKGDAATSKAGGEGAE, encoded by the exons AGATGGTTGATGCAATGAAAAAGGTTGCAAATATGGATGTTGAATTGACTGTGGAGGAGAGGAATTTGCTTTCTGTTGGATATAAGAATGTTGTTGGTTCGAGGAGAGCATCATGGAGGATCTTATCCTCTATTGAGCAGAAGGAAGAGTCAAGAGGAAACGAGCTGAGTGCTAAACGGATCAAGGAGTACCGGCATAAGGTTGAGAAGGAGCTAACTGACATTTGCAGTGATATCATGACTGTTATCGATGAGCATCTAATTCCCTCATGTCCTGCTGGTGAATCATCTGTGTTTTACTACAAGAT GAAAGGGGATTATTATCGCTATCTTGCAGAGTTCAAAACTGGTACCGATAAGAAAGAGGTGTCTGATCTTTCATTGAAGGCGTATCAG TCAGCTACAACAACTGCTGAGGCTGAATTACCACCTACACATCCCATTAGGTTGGGTTTGGCTTTGAATTTCTCTGTTTTCTACTATGAGATCCTGAACTCTCCTGAGAG GGCATGCCACCTTGCAAAGCAGGCTTTTGATGAAGCAATATCAGAGTTGGATAGCCTGAATGAGGATTCCTACAAAGATAGCACCTTGATTATGCAGCTTCTTAGGGACAATCTCACCTTGTGGACTTCTGATATTCCAGAGGATTCAG ATGCCCAAAAGGGAGATGCAGCCACAAGCAAAGCAGGAGGCGAGGGTGCCGAG TGA
- the LOC107768942 gene encoding 14-3-3 protein 9-like isoform X1, giving the protein MASSKERENCVYIAKLAEQAERYDEMVDAMKKVANMDVELTVEERNLLSVGYKNVVGSRRASWRILSSIEQKEESRGNELSAKRIKEYRHKVEKELTDICSDIMTVIDEHLIPSCPAGESSVFYYKMKGDYYRYLAEFKTGTDKKEVSDLSLKAYQSATTTAEAELPPTHPIRLGLALNFSVFYYEILNSPERACHLAKQAFDEAISELDSLNEDSYKDSTLIMQLLRDNLTLWTSDIPEDSEDAQKGDAATSKAGGEGAE; this is encoded by the exons AGATGGTTGATGCAATGAAAAAGGTTGCAAATATGGATGTTGAATTGACTGTGGAGGAGAGGAATTTGCTTTCTGTTGGATATAAGAATGTTGTTGGTTCGAGGAGAGCATCATGGAGGATCTTATCCTCTATTGAGCAGAAGGAAGAGTCAAGAGGAAACGAGCTGAGTGCTAAACGGATCAAGGAGTACCGGCATAAGGTTGAGAAGGAGCTAACTGACATTTGCAGTGATATCATGACTGTTATCGATGAGCATCTAATTCCCTCATGTCCTGCTGGTGAATCATCTGTGTTTTACTACAAGAT GAAAGGGGATTATTATCGCTATCTTGCAGAGTTCAAAACTGGTACCGATAAGAAAGAGGTGTCTGATCTTTCATTGAAGGCGTATCAG TCAGCTACAACAACTGCTGAGGCTGAATTACCACCTACACATCCCATTAGGTTGGGTTTGGCTTTGAATTTCTCTGTTTTCTACTATGAGATCCTGAACTCTCCTGAGAG GGCATGCCACCTTGCAAAGCAGGCTTTTGATGAAGCAATATCAGAGTTGGATAGCCTGAATGAGGATTCCTACAAAGATAGCACCTTGATTATGCAGCTTCTTAGGGACAATCTCACCTTGTGGACTTCTGATATTCCAGAGGATTCAG AAGATGCCCAAAAGGGAGATGCAGCCACAAGCAAAGCAGGAGGCGAGGGTGCCGAG TGA